AGAATGTACTATATTTGAATATCAATATTTTATAATATTTAAATATACAACAGGCGACGGCGACATTATCCCAAAAGACCCCCGCGAATCGCCCATGCCAGTTCGCTGGAAGAAATTTTTAACTCGAATTAATTTCGGTGCATTCCCGAAGGAAATTCAATAACCTTTCGAGTCGCATAGACGATCGATTAAAGAACGTACAAATTAATAAGGAAACGTATGGCAGAATCAGATTTAGATCTCTTACTGGAAGAGGACGAATTAGACGACGAAGATACACTGGAGAATAAGTACTTAATATTTTCGCTCGGCGAGAGAGAATACGGAATCGAAATAAAGTACATCACCGAAATCATAGGAATGCAGCCGATCACGGAAGTCCCGGACATGCCTCAGTTCATCAAAGGAGTGACGAATCTGCGAGGAAAAGTCGTCCCTCTCATAGACGTGCGACTACGCTTTCGAATGGAAAGTATTCCTTATTCGGATAGAACTTGCGTTATCATTTTGAATTTCGAAGGAGAACATCTCGGACTGATCGTGGATACGGTCCGGGAAGTGGTAACCATTTCCGTTAATCAAACCGAACCCGCACCCAAAATAGGCGACGGTGAGGGAAACCGTTTCATTTCCTGCTTCGGCAAGGTCGGCGACTCCGTCAAGATTCTTCTAGATGTGCGAAGGTTATTGCACGATGAAGAATTAGAAATTTTGCATAAAACGATTCCGGCGAATGAATCTCCGATCGTAAATCAAGGTGGAAGAATATGAGTGTTAAAACAAAACTGATAATAGGATTTTCGACGGTACTCAGCTTGCAAGTGTTGGTCGCCGGTTTCGCAGGAATACGTTTTTTTCAGATGAACGAGGCTACCACGAACGTCATCAATGTATCCGCAAAGAAAGCCGCCATGGGAATAGACATTCGGACCTTATTGCTCATGATTACGCGAGCCGAAAAGAACAGCATTCTGTCTACGGAAGAAGGCGAGATGAAGGTATACATCGCCGATGCATACCGCTATTCTACGGAAGTGGAAAAATTATATGGGGATATTTATCCTTTATTAAGCGTCGCAGGCAAAAAGGACATGGATGAAATCAGATCCAATCTTTTTCCCGCCTATAAGAAAGATCTAAAAATCGTATTGGATCTGGCTTTCTTGAATAAAAACGTGGAGGCTAGAAAAATATCTCAAACGATCCTTCGAAACCATTTCGATAAAATCGAAAAATTATTGGGGCAGATCATCCAGAGAGCCGAAAAGGAGCAGGAACAGGCGAACAAATTCACGGATGAGCTATCTTCAAGCACCCTCACGCTGATGGCGATCGTATCGGTTTCCGCAATTCTGATCGGAATCGCATTTTCAACTTGGATCACTCTAAGCGTTAATAAAGCGTTATCGACCGCCTTGGAAGTCGTCAATTCGGTCTCCGCCGCGGCCGCGCAAGTGTCGGCTACCGCGTTTTCTCTAAGTCAAGCTGCCAACGAACAGGCCGCAAGTTTGGAGGAAACGACCGCGGCCGTCGAAGAGATGTCCTCCACCATCGAACAAAATTCGCATAATGCAAAAGAGACCAATTCAATGGCGGAAAGTTCCGCAAAAGACGCAAGTAAGGGAAGAAAATCGGTTTTAGAAACGTTGACCGCCATGCGGAAAATATCCGCTAAAATTAATATTATAGAAGAGATCGCCTATCAAACGAATCTTCTCGCACTAAATGCGGCTATCGAAGCTGCAAGAGCGGGTAAACACGGAAAAGGATTCGCGGTAGTAGCCGACGAGGTAAGAAAGCTTGCCGAGCGCAGCCAGGTCGCCGCGCAGGAAATCAACGGACTATCCAAGGATTCCGTGGATCGCGCCGAAGATGCGGGAAAACTAATAGAGGAAATCGTACCGAGCATCGAACAAACCGCAAAGCTAATCCAAGAGATTACAGTCTCATCCGACGAGCAAGCTCGAGGTATCACCCAAATCAATACGGCTATGATCCAACTAGACCAATCCACTCAAGAGAATGCCGCCGCTTCCGAGGAATTAGCTTCCACGTCCAACGAGTTAAGCGAACAAGCGGAAATTCTGTTGCGAGTGATGGGAACCTTGATTAAAATAAAGGAGGACGTCCTTAAAGCCGCGGAGTTAAATCGAAGGAACAAAAAATCGAAAGAACAATCGCGAAAAAATTCGGCAACCCCGCAGATTGCGTCCCACCACTTTGATATTAAAAGAGCGGCATCTCATTTCGGAACCCCGAAAACGAACGCGTCGAAGGGAGGCAACGGAAAGAGAGAATTTCAATCGCTTCTAGAGGAAAGCGAATCTTCCGTAGACGAAGAATTTGCCGCAAGTTCCGAAGAAACGAATAGCGAAATTAAATTATAATACGCCGATGGATCGCAAGACTCTTTTATTCGAATTCGTTTCCGAGGCCCGGGATTTAATCGATTCTGCGGAAGACGCCCTTCTCTCTCTGGAGGACGAAATCGAATCCCAGGGAGAAGGGAAACCGGACACCGTCAATAGAGCATTCCGGTTTTTTCATACGCTCAAGGGATCTTCCGGACTTCTCAAACTTGAAACAGTCGTAAAGATAACGCATTTAGCGGAAACGCTGCTGGATGTACTGCGCAATCTTCCTAAAGTGACCGAACTGCCTTTTAGCGAAGATCTAACGCATACTCTGGATTTGCTCAGGAAGATCTTCGATCAGATAGAAGCGTCCGGTTCCGATTCCGGTTTTGATGATGAAACCGAAACCGTTCGGAACCTTTTGAAAAAGAGATTGGATCAAATTTCCCAATTCGAAAAACCGAATGAACCCGAAAAGAAGGCGGCCGCCTTCGGATTTTTTGATGAAGGCAAAGCGGGCCCGAAAGAGAAAGCATTCGGTTTTTTTGATGAATTAGAAATACCGGACGATCAAAAATCGAAACGACTTCCTATTTCCGAAAATCCCGTTCCACAGTCCATCGCCACCCCGAAAATCGAAGAAACGTTTATGCCGGAACGTAAAAAAGATATCCGTATTTCGACGGAAAAACTCGATCAATTGATGGATTTTATCGGGGAACTAGTGATTGCAGAATCGAATGTGATTCATCATCCCGAACTGGAAAATTTGAACTTGGAAGGATTTCGTTCCGCAGCGAGACACCTGCACAAAATCGTCAGGGATGTACAGGAAGTCTCCCTATCTATGAGAATGATTCCCTTATCCGGTACATTCCAAAAAATGAATCGTTTGGTTCGAGACTTGCAAAAGCGATCCCATAAACAGGTGGACCTACGCATAGTGGGAGAAGAGACGGAGATAGATAAGTCCGTAGTCGAAATCATTCAGGACCCTATCATTCACTTGCTCCGAAATGCGATCGATCATGGACTGGAATCTCCCGAAATGAGAAGGGAATCCGGTAAGAAAGAAAAAGGAATCATCCGACTCCAAGCTAGACAATCCGCAAACGAAGTTTGGATTCTGATCAATGACGACGGTCGCGGCCTGGATCGGGAGCTTATCCTGCAAAAAGCCCGTGAAAAAAACCTAATACGCGGTAACGGAGAGGAAATGAGCGACAAGGAAGTTTTCCAGCTGATTTTCACCCCCGGTTTTTCCACTGCGGAAAAGCTAACCGATATCTCAGGGCGAGGAGTCGGTATGGATATCGTTCTACAAAATATCCGAAAACTGAACGGTAAGGTCGAAATACGATCTAAGAAAGGCGAAGGAACGACTTTCATTTTAAGAATTCCCTTAACGCTGGGAATAATCGAAGGTACTATCTTCGAAGTGGGAGGGACCTATCTAACCGTGCCGACCGTCGAGATAAGCGAGTTGGTAAGTCTTAAAGGCCAAAGCATTATTCGGCCATATCAAGATCAGGAAGTTTTGGACCTAAGAGGCATTTATATTCCGATTATAAAAATCAACGATCTACTCGGACTGAGATCTAAATTGGACTATAATAGCCCCAATCCCGTTTTAATCATCCTGGAGAATGACGACAGGTTCTTAGGAGTACTCGTGGATAATGTATTAGGAAATCAAAATGTAGTTATTAAACCGATTACTTCTTCCATCAAAAAAACTAAAGGCGTCAGCGGATTCACTATTCTCGGGAACGGGCGAGTAAGTTTGATTTTGGACTCTAAATTCTTATTCGAAAAATTTCAGCCTCCGACTCGCAGCGATGTTAGTAATGTCGGCAATCGAGAAAAAGTAAAATCTTAACGGGTACGATTGATGATTCGAGTGTACATTATCGACGATAATCGAATCGTTCGCGAAATCATAGCCGGTCAATTATCGGAAGATCCTCGTTTCGAAGTAGTGGGTGCGAGTACCGCCACGGAAGCTATGAGGGAGCTTCCGAAAGTAAATCCGGACGTTTTGACTTTAGATGTGGAAATGCCCGACATCGGCGGGATTGAATTTCTTCGATGGCTTATGCCTAAGAATCCTATTCCCGTCATTATGCTAAGCTCATATACGGAGAGCGGCGCTAAGATTACCTTAGATTCGCTCGAAGCCGGCGCCATAGAATTCGTTCCGAAGGCGGACGGGAGCGAAGAGGATTTTTTCCGAATGATTTTGGAATTAAAGAATAAGATCCGAGCTTGCGCCAGAACCGACGTAAATAAGCTCCTTCGCAGAAAGAAACTCGTAATCACAGGATTCGGTTTCGGCGATAGGAAAAAGGTCGCCGATATAAAACTGATCGCCCTAGGTGCATCGACCGGTGGAACTCAAGCGCTGGAATTCCTACTGAGGAATTTACCTATCGGCCTTCCTCCGATCGTAATCGTTCAACATATGCCTCCTAAGTTCACGACAATGTTTGCCGCCAGATTAAACGACATCTCCCCTTTGCGGATCGTCGAAGCGGAAAACGGAATGGAAATCTCTAAGAATACCGTCTATATTGCACCCGGTGATTTTCACATGGGATTAGATCATCATAATACGACCTTTTCGCTTAACGTTTTCAAAAGCGAAAAGGTGACGGGTCATCGACCATCCGTGAACGTCCTATTTCGCTCGATCGCCGCATCTCCCTTGGCGGAATTTAGCGCCGCCTTTCTATTAACGGGTATGGGTAAAGACGGAGCCGAAGGTATGAAGGCGATGCGCGATCGAGGCTCTTTAACTTTCGGGCAGGACGAAGCGACTTCGGTGGTATACGGGATGCCCAGGGAGGCATTCGAAATAGGCGCCGTTCAAGAACAGATTTCATTGGATTCCGTTCCGGATAAGATCGCAAAACTGTGTTTAGGCGAATTCGAAAATTCGATATGAATTCATACAAATAATAGGAGAATTTAATGGTTAAGATTCTATGTGTCGACGATGCGCCCACCGTATTAAAGCTTCTGGAATTCACCCTTTCCGAGGAAGGATATTCGGTTACGAAAGCCTCCGGGCCTGACGAAGCGATGGCCAAGATCGAAAGCGAGGGACCGTTCGATCTAGGGATCTTCGACGTTAATATGCCCGGAAAAACCGGGATCGAACTCACCAAGGACGTTTTGCGGACGGAGAAAGGAAAGAACACGAAAATTCTCATCTTGACTACCGAATCAAGCGACGCAATGAAGTCGGCTGGAAAAGACGCAGGGGCAAGAGGATGGATGACAAAACCGTTTAACGACGAAGATTTATTAATGGCCGTAAAGAAATTACTTACGATCTAACTTCGGCATTTAGGAAGCCGCTAGAAAATATTTCAAGCGGCGACCGATTTTAAACTCTCAGATTTTCCAGTACAACTTCTTCTTGTCTAACACGTATAAAATTCCGAACCAAAGAAGCACGTTACTCGACGCATATGCCAAAGATGCGAATTCCGACGTAGGGGCCCAGACCAGAAATCCATTTTGAAACAAAAACGTCTTGAGGTTTATCGATTCTCCGGAGTTTCGGACATGGATTAAGTTCAAAGTTCTTGCCCAAATTCCCGATACGAAAAAAACGAGGATTGCGTTCCTACCGAAAGGAATCCATGGTGAGAACAGTAAATCCTTGCTTTTCATGGAAGAGGATTCGAGTAAAAGAAACAACGAAAGCAAGAGAGCAGCCGACCCTCCCGTCCATAATACGAAGCTGGAAGTCCAAAGACTTTTGTTCATCGGAAAGAATTGGTGCCAAATCCATCCGACTAGCATAAGTACGATCGCGGCAAGGATGAAGGTAAATGCAGTTTTTTGAATATTTCCCTTTGTATCCGAATCCTTTTTCAAAACCTCTCCGAAAAAAATTCCTAAGAAAGTCGTGGCGACGGCGCTAAGAGAGCCAAGCAAACCTTCAGGATCCCAGGTCTTAGAGGACTTCCAAAGATGATTTTCCCCGAAAACGATTCGATCCAACCACGCCCCCCAATCCTTCCCCGGGGACAAACTCGGGGAACCGGCACCAGGAGGCGGGGCGAATTCCAATAAGATCCAATATCCGAAAAGAATCGATATACAAATCATAATGCGAGTCCGGAAACTCGCAGAGCGATAGGCGATCGCGGAGATAAAATAGACCAAACCGATTCGCTGAAGAACTCCGGGAATTCTGAGTCGGTCCATACTCCATTCTCCGAACCAATGCAGAAATAGTCCGATGAAAATCAGAATCGAAGCCCGTTTCAGGATTTTAAAAAAAGTCCCGCCGTTCCCGATAGTGGAAAACGGAATAGAAACGCCGACTGAAAAGAGAAAAAAAGGAAACACCAAATCGGTCGGGGTACACCCGAACCACTTAGCATGTCTCAGCGGAGAATAAATGGCCGACCAGGACCCGGGATTATTTACGAGAATCATACCGGCAACGGTAAATCCCCTCAACGCATCGATGGATAAAAGCCTCTTACTAGCAAACGAGTCGTTTAATAATTCTTGTTTCACGAAATGTATTTCGTTTCGGATTTTCACCAAAGAGAGCGATGAAATTCGGTAAAACCCCAAACATTCTTGAAAGAAATTTCTTTTCCTAGGTCCGGTCGGAACGTTCCGGAGAATTTCCCTACAAATTGTCTAAAATACAATTTTGTAAAAATAAGATTCATCTTTTCTCTACGTTCACCCACCGGTTTGAATTCCAATCTTAGTCTGCCTGCTTCGTCCCATAAGCGCCAAGGCTTATAAGGATCTTCCTGGGAAAAATCGAAAATGCAACGATCGACTCGTTGCTGCTTTGCATTAATCCAAAAAGCGTTTTCGGAAAAAAAGGTTTCGTTTACCAATGCGGCGAAATTCGCTCCGATCTTAGTTTTATTAGGTAAGACGGAGGAAAAAGCCGCCCAATACCAATTTGTTTCCCTTCTTAGATATCCCCCGGACCAATCATATACTAAAGTCGATTTATTGGGATCTCTTACCAACTCTTTCTCCAAATAACGAACGGAGAGACGGGTCGGCGATAACGGGGAGCATTTTTCGGTGAAGGTCCAACGAGTCGGCTCGGAAGGATTCAAGACTCTCAAAGGATTATGCGTATTTAGGGAATATGGGAATTCTCCGGAAATCTCCAACTTTCCGTCGAACTTTGCCTCTAAGGATAAAATTCCTTCGGAGTGGGATTTACGAATCTCTAAGAATGATTTTCCTTTTCTAAATTGAATCCGATACTCGTCCGGATTTGCGGGGAATTTTAGCGCTAACCCGAGATCCGGCCCCTTAGTATTAAATTCGTATACTTTCCCTTCGTCAAAGCGATAAAGATAAGCGAATACGTTATATGCATAACCGAGACTGACCGCAGCAATTCCGACTATCGAATCTTCCATCAGGAGACCGAGATAATTGAATGTATGGAATGCAAATCGCCTTTTTAATCCTGTAATCTCCTTCCCGAAAAAATCCAGAAGACGGAAATCGTTATGATTAAATTCGATCGGAGTTTCCCAAACGCCGTACCTAACTTGATTATCGGGCCCGATGATTTTGTTCATATGTCCGATCGAGTTTTGAAGCTTGGGTGGAAAAATCAATGGATTTCCGACTCACCCGGCAAATCTGCTTTACTTTTCGCTTTTTCCTCTGAGTATAGACATACCAAGCGTTAGGAAAAAAACAAAGCCATTCTATGGGAGAAGTCCAGAGCAAGCACCCTAGTAGCAGCTATCTGCTCGAGCCTTCCGATCTCAAAACCTTAAAAGACAAGAAGACTTCGCGGGAAATTTCCCTTCTGTTATATCGGGTAATCTTTCGTTCGGACGAGGTAAGAACGGGAGCGATTAAGATCGTTAAAGAACCTTTTATCCGTACGCATTCCAATCATCCCGAACAATTCCCTCTACTCGATCGAACCAAATTCGTAAGAGATATGATCTCCTACTTTAAAGCTTCCACCGTTCTCCCTCCGGAAAAACTAGAGTCTTTTTTTACCGGGATTCATGCTGCCTTTCAAAGCGAGATCCGTTACTTACTGGGCAAAACGACCCAATTCACTTTCGACATTATGTTTCAGGTTATAGAATCGATTCTTCAAGAGATGAATCATCCCGAAGACCAAAGGACGGTGGATGTAAAAGATCGCGAGACGATTTTAAAGCACTTTAGGGCTTATAATGATCTCTCCAAAGTTTTTAATAAAATGGGAACTTCCAAAGCCGTAATCGATAAAAAGGACGAGATCATAACGGATATTTCGATCACGCATAAGGATATTACGATCATTTCCATAGAAAATATGTTCCGAAACATATTGGCTCAAATACTGCTCTCGAGAAAATACAATTGCGGAACTCTGATCGATAAGTGGTCGAATGAATATGGATTCGGACCGGAGCAGGCACATTCGATGCGGGCGTATATTTCCGAAGCCGCGGCTCTTACGGATTTTCGAACTCAGTATGCGAACGCATTGAGAGCCATCAAACCGGAAAACGAAATGGACCTGATGTTTTTACGGACTCTCTCCAATTATTATTCTTCCTGGGTCACTCAAGTCTCCGAACAAATCCCCGCCTGATTCGAGCCGATCGAATTCTGGTTACATGCGTAAAAGGGCAAATGTCTGCTATCGCGATTTCTTCCGATCGAAAAATGGTTTGAATTTTCTATCAACCGTACCAAAGTTGGAGGCGCGGAAATCCTGGGAACTTCCGAAGCCGTAATCGATAAGAAGGAGGAGATCATAAGGG
The Leptospira inadai serovar Lyme str. 10 genome window above contains:
- the cheB gene encoding chemotaxis-specific protein-glutamate methyltransferase CheB; the protein is MIRVYIIDDNRIVREIIAGQLSEDPRFEVVGASTATEAMRELPKVNPDVLTLDVEMPDIGGIEFLRWLMPKNPIPVIMLSSYTESGAKITLDSLEAGAIEFVPKADGSEEDFFRMILELKNKIRACARTDVNKLLRRKKLVITGFGFGDRKKVADIKLIALGASTGGTQALEFLLRNLPIGLPPIVIVQHMPPKFTTMFAARLNDISPLRIVEAENGMEISKNTVYIAPGDFHMGLDHHNTTFSLNVFKSEKVTGHRPSVNVLFRSIAASPLAEFSAAFLLTGMGKDGAEGMKAMRDRGSLTFGQDEATSVVYGMPREAFEIGAVQEQISLDSVPDKIAKLCLGEFENSI
- a CDS encoding chemotaxis protein CheA, which produces MDRKTLLFEFVSEARDLIDSAEDALLSLEDEIESQGEGKPDTVNRAFRFFHTLKGSSGLLKLETVVKITHLAETLLDVLRNLPKVTELPFSEDLTHTLDLLRKIFDQIEASGSDSGFDDETETVRNLLKKRLDQISQFEKPNEPEKKAAAFGFFDEGKAGPKEKAFGFFDELEIPDDQKSKRLPISENPVPQSIATPKIEETFMPERKKDIRISTEKLDQLMDFIGELVIAESNVIHHPELENLNLEGFRSAARHLHKIVRDVQEVSLSMRMIPLSGTFQKMNRLVRDLQKRSHKQVDLRIVGEETEIDKSVVEIIQDPIIHLLRNAIDHGLESPEMRRESGKKEKGIIRLQARQSANEVWILINDDGRGLDRELILQKAREKNLIRGNGEEMSDKEVFQLIFTPGFSTAEKLTDISGRGVGMDIVLQNIRKLNGKVEIRSKKGEGTTFILRIPLTLGIIEGTIFEVGGTYLTVPTVEISELVSLKGQSIIRPYQDQEVLDLRGIYIPIIKINDLLGLRSKLDYNSPNPVLIILENDDRFLGVLVDNVLGNQNVVIKPITSSIKKTKGVSGFTILGNGRVSLILDSKFLFEKFQPPTRSDVSNVGNREKVKS
- a CDS encoding acyltransferase family protein, translating into MKQELLNDSFASKRLLSIDALRGFTVAGMILVNNPGSWSAIYSPLRHAKWFGCTPTDLVFPFFLFSVGVSIPFSTIGNGGTFFKILKRASILIFIGLFLHWFGEWSMDRLRIPGVLQRIGLVYFISAIAYRSASFRTRIMICISILFGYWILLEFAPPPGAGSPSLSPGKDWGAWLDRIVFGENHLWKSSKTWDPEGLLGSLSAVATTFLGIFFGEVLKKDSDTKGNIQKTAFTFILAAIVLMLVGWIWHQFFPMNKSLWTSSFVLWTGGSAALLLSLFLLLESSSMKSKDLLFSPWIPFGRNAILVFFVSGIWARTLNLIHVRNSGESINLKTFLFQNGFLVWAPTSEFASLAYASSNVLLWFGILYVLDKKKLYWKI
- a CDS encoding LIC_13029 family protein, which translates into the protein MGEVQSKHPSSSYLLEPSDLKTLKDKKTSREISLLLYRVIFRSDEVRTGAIKIVKEPFIRTHSNHPEQFPLLDRTKFVRDMISYFKASTVLPPEKLESFFTGIHAAFQSEIRYLLGKTTQFTFDIMFQVIESILQEMNHPEDQRTVDVKDRETILKHFRAYNDLSKVFNKMGTSKAVIDKKDEIITDISITHKDITIISIENMFRNILAQILLSRKYNCGTLIDKWSNEYGFGPEQAHSMRAYISEAAALTDFRTQYANALRAIKPENEMDLMFLRTLSNYYSSWVTQVSEQIPA
- a CDS encoding DUF2804 domain-containing protein — translated: MNKIIGPDNQVRYGVWETPIEFNHNDFRLLDFFGKEITGLKRRFAFHTFNYLGLLMEDSIVGIAAVSLGYAYNVFAYLYRFDEGKVYEFNTKGPDLGLALKFPANPDEYRIQFRKGKSFLEIRKSHSEGILSLEAKFDGKLEISGEFPYSLNTHNPLRVLNPSEPTRWTFTEKCSPLSPTRLSVRYLEKELVRDPNKSTLVYDWSGGYLRRETNWYWAAFSSVLPNKTKIGANFAALVNETFFSENAFWINAKQQRVDRCIFDFSQEDPYKPWRLWDEAGRLRLEFKPVGERREKMNLIFTKLYFRQFVGKFSGTFRPDLGKEISFKNVWGFTEFHRSLW
- a CDS encoding chemotaxis protein CheW, whose translation is MAESDLDLLLEEDELDDEDTLENKYLIFSLGEREYGIEIKYITEIIGMQPITEVPDMPQFIKGVTNLRGKVVPLIDVRLRFRMESIPYSDRTCVIILNFEGEHLGLIVDTVREVVTISVNQTEPAPKIGDGEGNRFISCFGKVGDSVKILLDVRRLLHDEELEILHKTIPANESPIVNQGGRI
- a CDS encoding response regulator, whose product is MVKILCVDDAPTVLKLLEFTLSEEGYSVTKASGPDEAMAKIESEGPFDLGIFDVNMPGKTGIELTKDVLRTEKGKNTKILILTTESSDAMKSAGKDAGARGWMTKPFNDEDLLMAVKKLLTI
- a CDS encoding HAMP domain-containing methyl-accepting chemotaxis protein, whose protein sequence is MSVKTKLIIGFSTVLSLQVLVAGFAGIRFFQMNEATTNVINVSAKKAAMGIDIRTLLLMITRAEKNSILSTEEGEMKVYIADAYRYSTEVEKLYGDIYPLLSVAGKKDMDEIRSNLFPAYKKDLKIVLDLAFLNKNVEARKISQTILRNHFDKIEKLLGQIIQRAEKEQEQANKFTDELSSSTLTLMAIVSVSAILIGIAFSTWITLSVNKALSTALEVVNSVSAAAAQVSATAFSLSQAANEQAASLEETTAAVEEMSSTIEQNSHNAKETNSMAESSAKDASKGRKSVLETLTAMRKISAKINIIEEIAYQTNLLALNAAIEAARAGKHGKGFAVVADEVRKLAERSQVAAQEINGLSKDSVDRAEDAGKLIEEIVPSIEQTAKLIQEITVSSDEQARGITQINTAMIQLDQSTQENAAASEELASTSNELSEQAEILLRVMGTLIKIKEDVLKAAELNRRNKKSKEQSRKNSATPQIASHHFDIKRAASHFGTPKTNASKGGNGKREFQSLLEESESSVDEEFAASSEETNSEIKL